The genome window CGGTTCTGACTAGATCAGCCCCTTGTTCCACAGAGCCAAAATATCCATCGAGAACGCCACCGTGCAATGCAATACGAGGCCGAGCCAGATGGTGCCGTTTCGATAGGATATCCAGCCGAGAAATATTCCGGCGCAGACTGCCGCAAAGGTTTCGGCCATCGGCTTTTGGAAGTGGATCATTGTGTAGGGCACGGTCATCGCGAAGATCGAATAGAACCCAAGCGACGGCTTGAGGCTGTGGACCATAAAACCGCGGAAAAAGAATTCGAGGCCGAAGAACTGGAGAAAATACACAAGCTCCCAGATAAGCAAGGTCGTCGAGAGGTACGGGGCATTGTCATAAACCTGCAGGAACGGATACTTCGACGAAAAGCCGCTCGTCAGCGACATCAGATATGTAAGCGGCAGCATCAGGAGAATGCACACCGCGAGCAGCTTCAGGAACCCCGGCTCGATACGATATGCCAAGCCGATCTCGCTGAGTGGACGCTTCTGAATAAACCGGACGATGACCGCCGGCACAACGAAGTAAAAGAAAACCGAGACCGCGACCCACCAAACC of Chloracidobacterium sp. contains these proteins:
- a CDS encoding CPBP family intramembrane metalloprotease; protein product: MLDILRHIRSDISKLNRRAVFAFVYAAVGLTCISYLKNPWYLQKLLSATPLSHIGNEVVKATNNNLYALVWWVAVSVFFYFVVPAVIVRFIQKRPLSEIGLAYRIEPGFLKLLAVCILLMLPLTYLMSLTSGFSSKYPFLQVYDNAPYLSTTLLIWELVYFLQFFGLEFFFRGFMVHSLKPSLGFYSIFAMTVPYTMIHFQKPMAETFAAVCAGIFLGWISYRNGTIWLGLVLHCTVAFSMDILALWNKGLI